From one Suicoccus acidiformans genomic stretch:
- a CDS encoding DDE-type integrase/transposase/recombinase yields MGECTQETQSGETIKLYVICFVLSHSRHKYTVWKDHPFTTADAIEGHEKAFAFYGGRTEEIIYDQDRIISVDENAGNFVLTNAFQQYVHESGFQATFCRGAVQESKGKIESVVNTLRTTSQIVDYIPMLTIE; encoded by the coding sequence TTGGGGGAATGTACTCAAGAAACTCAGTCAGGAGAAACCATCAAATTATATGTCATATGCTTTGTCCTATCGCATTCACGCCACAAATACACAGTCTGGAAAGACCATCCCTTTACCACGGCAGATGCCATTGAGGGACATGAGAAGGCATTCGCCTTCTATGGTGGGCGAACGGAAGAAATCATCTACGATCAAGACCGTATTATCAGTGTAGATGAGAATGCCGGAAACTTTGTCTTGACGAACGCCTTCCAGCAGTATGTGCATGAGAGTGGGTTCCAGGCAACCTTCTGTCGTGGGGCAGTTCAAGAATCAAAAGGAAAGATAGAAAGTGTGGTTAATACGTTAAGAACAACTTCACAGATAGTAGACTATATACCAATGTTG